Proteins found in one Labeo rohita strain BAU-BD-2019 chromosome 11, IGBB_LRoh.1.0, whole genome shotgun sequence genomic segment:
- the elmo2 gene encoding engulfment and cell motility protein 2 isoform X2, translated as MPAMPPPSDIVKVAIEWPGANAQLIEIDQKKPLTSIIREVCDGWSLSGSEQFALRYADGPQLYITEQSRCEIKNGTILRLAISPMRAARQLLERIQSHGIDARLEALKELAKLSADPTFATEFINMEGLVTLARLVESGTHFGEMLAFTLTAFLELMDHGIVSWDLISISFIKQIAGYVNQPMVDVSILQRSLAILESMVLNSHSLYQRVAQEITVAQLIAHLSNQEIQTYAIALINALFLKTPEDRRQEMASTLAQKHLRGIILNHIIRGNRPVKAEMAHQLYVLQVLTFNLLEERMMTKMDPNDQTQRDIIFELRRIAFDGDNDPSGTEKRKAIYTKDYKMLGFTNPVNPAMDFTQTPPGMLALDNMLYLAKVHQDTYIRIVLENSSREDKHECPFGRSAIELTRMLCDILQVGELPNEGCNDFHPMFFTHERAWEEFFCVCIQLLNKTWKEMRATAEDFNKVMTVVREQITRALAMKPPSLEQLRVKLRSLSYSEILRLRQSERMSQDDFQSPPIIELRERIQPEILELIKQQRLNRLCEGSCFRKLGNRRRQEKFWFCRLSLNHKVLHYGDLDETPQGEVPFELLTDKIPVSDIKAVLTGKDCPHMKEKSALKQNKEVLELAFSILYDPDEALNFVAPNKYEYCIWTDGLSALLGKELGSDLTRSDLDTLMSMEMKLRLLDLENITIPEAPPPVPKEPSTYNFTYNYG; from the exons ATGCCTGCCATGCCGCCTCCATCAGACATCGTGAAGGTGGCCATTGAGTGGCCTGGTGCAAACGCTCAACTCATTGAAATTGACCAG AAGAAGCCACTGACGTCCATCATTAGAGAAGTGTGTGATGG atGGTCTCTGTCAGGTTCAGAGCAGTTCGCCCTGCGTTACGCTGACGGGCCACAGCTCTACATCACAGAACAG AGCCgctgtgaaattaaaaatggaACCATCCTCAGGCTGGCCATCTCTCCT ATGCGAGCTGCTCGACAGCTGCTGGAGCGCATCCAGTCTCATGGGATTGACGCCCGTCTGGAGGCTTTGAAAGAGCTGGCCAAACTCTCTGCTGACCCCACGTTCGCCACAGAGTTCATCAACATGGAAGGTCTGGTGACGCTGGCACGGCTGGTGGAGAGCGGCACGCA TTTTGGAGAGATGTTGGCCTTCACTCTCACAGCGTTTCTGGAGCTCATGGATCATGGAATTGTGTCCTGGGATCTGATATCTATCTCCTTCATCAAACAG ATTGCAGGTTACGTGAACCAGCCCATGGTGGACGTGTCCATTCTGCAGCGCTCACTAGCCATCCTGGAGAGCATGGTGCTGAACAGCCACAGCCTGTACCAGCGTGTGGCGCAGGAGATCACTGTGGCACAGCTCATCGCACACCT GTCCAATCAGGAGATCCAGACGTATGCCATCGCTCTCATCAATGCCCTGTTCCTCAAAACCCCAGAGGACAGACGTCAG GAAATGGCAAGTACACTGGCGCAGAAACACCTCCGTGGCATCATACTCAAT CACATCATCCGGGGGAATCGACCAGTCAAAGCTGAAATGGCACATCAGCTGTACGTGCTGCAGGTTTTGACCTTCAACCTTCTAGAGGAACGCATGATGACCAAAATGGACCCCAATGACCAG ACACAAAGGGATATAATCTTTGAACTCAGAAGAATTGCTTTTGATGGAGACAATGATCCCAGTGGAACAGAAAAGAGGAAAGCCATCTACACTAAAGATTACAAGATGCTGGGCTTCACT AATCCTGTGAATCCTGCCATGGATTTCACTCAGACACCCCCAGGAATGTTGGCACTAGACAACATGCTTTACCTCGCCAAAGTGCATCAGGACACATATATCAGA attgTTCTAGAAAACAGCAGTCGTGAAGACAAACACGAGTGTCCATTTGGTCGCTCTGCCATTGAGCTTACACGCATGCTGTGTGATATTCTACAGGTTGGAGAACTGC CGAATGAAGGGTGTAACGACTTCCATCCCATGTTTTTTACCCACGAGCGTGCCTGGGAAGAGTTCTTCTGCGTCTGCATACAGCTGCTCAATAAGACATGGAAAGAAATGAGGGCCACTGCAGAAGATTTCAACAAG GTGATGACAGTGGTGCGGGAACAGATCACTAGAGCTCTGGCCATGAAACCGCCATCTCTGGAGCAGCTGCGGGTCAAACTGCGCAGTTTGAGCTACTCAGAGATCCTGCGTCTACGTCAGTCAGAGAGAATGAGTCAGGACGACTTCCAGTCACCTCCTATAAT TGAACTGCGTGAGCGGATCCAGCCGGAGATTCTGGAACTGATCAAACAGCAGCGACTCAATCGTCTTTGTGAGGGAAGCTGCTTTCGCAAACTCGGCAACAGACGGAGACAAG AGAAGTTCTGGTTCTGCCGTCTGTCATTAAATCACAAGGTCCTTCACTACGGAGATCTGGACGAGACTCCACAGGGTGAAGTGCCGTTTGAACTGCTCACTGATAAGA TTCCTGTGTCGGACATTAAAGCAGTGCTAACAGGGAAAGACTGTCCGCACATGAAAGAGAAGAGCGCGCTCAAACAGAACAAG GAAGTATTAGAGTTGGCATTTTCCATCCTCTATGATCCTGATGAGGCTCTCAACTTTGTGGCACCCAACAAATATGAG TACTGCATCTGGACAGATGGACTATCTGCGCTCTTGGGGAAGGAGCTGGGCAGCGATCTCACACGAAGTGACCTTGACACATTAATGAGCATGGAAATGAAGCTTCGCCTCCTTGACCTGGAGAACATCACCATCCCTGAGGCTCCGCCCCCTGTGCCCAAAGAGCCCAGTACTTACAACTTCACATACAACTACGGATGA
- the elmo2 gene encoding engulfment and cell motility protein 2 isoform X1: protein MPAMPPPSDIVKVAIEWPGANAQLIEIDQKKPLTSIIREVCDGWSLSGSEQFALRYADGPQLYITEQSRCEIKNGTILRLAISPMRAARQLLERIQSHGIDARLEALKELAKLSADPTFATEFINMEGLVTLARLVESGTHFGEMLAFTLTAFLELMDHGIVSWDLISISFIKQIAGYVNQPMVDVSILQRSLAILESMVLNSHSLYQRVAQEITVAQLIAHLQVSNQEIQTYAIALINALFLKTPEDRRQEMASTLAQKHLRGIILNHIIRGNRPVKAEMAHQLYVLQVLTFNLLEERMMTKMDPNDQTQRDIIFELRRIAFDGDNDPSGTEKRKAIYTKDYKMLGFTNPVNPAMDFTQTPPGMLALDNMLYLAKVHQDTYIRIVLENSSREDKHECPFGRSAIELTRMLCDILQVGELPNEGCNDFHPMFFTHERAWEEFFCVCIQLLNKTWKEMRATAEDFNKVMTVVREQITRALAMKPPSLEQLRVKLRSLSYSEILRLRQSERMSQDDFQSPPIIELRERIQPEILELIKQQRLNRLCEGSCFRKLGNRRRQEKFWFCRLSLNHKVLHYGDLDETPQGEVPFELLTDKIPVSDIKAVLTGKDCPHMKEKSALKQNKEVLELAFSILYDPDEALNFVAPNKYEYCIWTDGLSALLGKELGSDLTRSDLDTLMSMEMKLRLLDLENITIPEAPPPVPKEPSTYNFTYNYG from the exons ATGCCTGCCATGCCGCCTCCATCAGACATCGTGAAGGTGGCCATTGAGTGGCCTGGTGCAAACGCTCAACTCATTGAAATTGACCAG AAGAAGCCACTGACGTCCATCATTAGAGAAGTGTGTGATGG atGGTCTCTGTCAGGTTCAGAGCAGTTCGCCCTGCGTTACGCTGACGGGCCACAGCTCTACATCACAGAACAG AGCCgctgtgaaattaaaaatggaACCATCCTCAGGCTGGCCATCTCTCCT ATGCGAGCTGCTCGACAGCTGCTGGAGCGCATCCAGTCTCATGGGATTGACGCCCGTCTGGAGGCTTTGAAAGAGCTGGCCAAACTCTCTGCTGACCCCACGTTCGCCACAGAGTTCATCAACATGGAAGGTCTGGTGACGCTGGCACGGCTGGTGGAGAGCGGCACGCA TTTTGGAGAGATGTTGGCCTTCACTCTCACAGCGTTTCTGGAGCTCATGGATCATGGAATTGTGTCCTGGGATCTGATATCTATCTCCTTCATCAAACAG ATTGCAGGTTACGTGAACCAGCCCATGGTGGACGTGTCCATTCTGCAGCGCTCACTAGCCATCCTGGAGAGCATGGTGCTGAACAGCCACAGCCTGTACCAGCGTGTGGCGCAGGAGATCACTGTGGCACAGCTCATCGCACACCTGCAAGT GTCCAATCAGGAGATCCAGACGTATGCCATCGCTCTCATCAATGCCCTGTTCCTCAAAACCCCAGAGGACAGACGTCAG GAAATGGCAAGTACACTGGCGCAGAAACACCTCCGTGGCATCATACTCAAT CACATCATCCGGGGGAATCGACCAGTCAAAGCTGAAATGGCACATCAGCTGTACGTGCTGCAGGTTTTGACCTTCAACCTTCTAGAGGAACGCATGATGACCAAAATGGACCCCAATGACCAG ACACAAAGGGATATAATCTTTGAACTCAGAAGAATTGCTTTTGATGGAGACAATGATCCCAGTGGAACAGAAAAGAGGAAAGCCATCTACACTAAAGATTACAAGATGCTGGGCTTCACT AATCCTGTGAATCCTGCCATGGATTTCACTCAGACACCCCCAGGAATGTTGGCACTAGACAACATGCTTTACCTCGCCAAAGTGCATCAGGACACATATATCAGA attgTTCTAGAAAACAGCAGTCGTGAAGACAAACACGAGTGTCCATTTGGTCGCTCTGCCATTGAGCTTACACGCATGCTGTGTGATATTCTACAGGTTGGAGAACTGC CGAATGAAGGGTGTAACGACTTCCATCCCATGTTTTTTACCCACGAGCGTGCCTGGGAAGAGTTCTTCTGCGTCTGCATACAGCTGCTCAATAAGACATGGAAAGAAATGAGGGCCACTGCAGAAGATTTCAACAAG GTGATGACAGTGGTGCGGGAACAGATCACTAGAGCTCTGGCCATGAAACCGCCATCTCTGGAGCAGCTGCGGGTCAAACTGCGCAGTTTGAGCTACTCAGAGATCCTGCGTCTACGTCAGTCAGAGAGAATGAGTCAGGACGACTTCCAGTCACCTCCTATAAT TGAACTGCGTGAGCGGATCCAGCCGGAGATTCTGGAACTGATCAAACAGCAGCGACTCAATCGTCTTTGTGAGGGAAGCTGCTTTCGCAAACTCGGCAACAGACGGAGACAAG AGAAGTTCTGGTTCTGCCGTCTGTCATTAAATCACAAGGTCCTTCACTACGGAGATCTGGACGAGACTCCACAGGGTGAAGTGCCGTTTGAACTGCTCACTGATAAGA TTCCTGTGTCGGACATTAAAGCAGTGCTAACAGGGAAAGACTGTCCGCACATGAAAGAGAAGAGCGCGCTCAAACAGAACAAG GAAGTATTAGAGTTGGCATTTTCCATCCTCTATGATCCTGATGAGGCTCTCAACTTTGTGGCACCCAACAAATATGAG TACTGCATCTGGACAGATGGACTATCTGCGCTCTTGGGGAAGGAGCTGGGCAGCGATCTCACACGAAGTGACCTTGACACATTAATGAGCATGGAAATGAAGCTTCGCCTCCTTGACCTGGAGAACATCACCATCCCTGAGGCTCCGCCCCCTGTGCCCAAAGAGCCCAGTACTTACAACTTCACATACAACTACGGATGA